Within Saccharomonospora cyanea NA-134, the genomic segment GCGTTGCTGGAGAACGACTTCGCGCCCGTCAGCCGGTAGGTGTCCCCGTCGGCGACCGCCTTGGTCGACAGGGCACCGACGTCGGAGCCCGCCTCGTCCTCGGTGATGGCGTTCGCGGCGATGAGCTCGCCGTCGCACAGTCCGGGCAACAACGTGTCGGCGACCTCGGGGGACGCGAAGTCCCGTACCGCCACCCCGCACGCCAGCAGGTGTGCCGCCACCCCGAACACCAGGCCGGTGTCGGGGCAGGCCTTTCCGAACCGTTCCAGTGCCAGTGCGGTGTCCAGCGCTCCGAGCCCACCACCGCCGTGCCGCTCGGGCAGGCACAACCCGGTCAGGCCGATGTCGGCGGCGATCCGCCACCGCTCACGGGTGAAATGGTCGTCCGGTGTGGACGGTGTTTCCGACCCGAGGCGTTCCCGCACCGCCGTCTCGATCTCCTCGAGGCGGCGGTGCTGCTCGGGGGTGAGGTCGAAGTCCATCGACGTCCTCCGGTTCTCGCGGTGCCCGTTGTCCGGGATGACGAGGGCTCTGGTCGGCTGCCGTGCCGTGGGCCTGCGCGGTCCTAGCGCGTGAGGTTCCCGGCCGCGCCGGTCACACCGAGGTCCTCGTCGTCGAGTTCGTCGATCTCGGCGCGGACCCGCTCCTCGATGACGGTGGCGAGCGCGGACACGGTCGGTCCCTCGAACACCGCCCGGATGGGCAACTCGGTCTCGAACGCCGCCTGCACGGCCGCGACGAGCTGGATGGCGAGGATGGAGTTGCCGCCCGCGGTGAAGAAGTCGGTGTCGCGGCCCGCGGGTCTGCCCAGCAGTTCGGAGAACAGCTCGGCGACCCGGCGCTCGACCACGCCTTCCAGTGCGGCGGTGTCGTCGGCCTCTTCGTCCAGGTGGGCGAGAAGTGCCCTGCGGTCCAGCTTGCCGTTGGCGCTCAACGGGAGTCGTTCGAGCACGTGGCACGAGGTCGGGACCATGTACTCCGGGAGCTGCCGGGCGCAGGCTTCCAGCAGGTCGGGGACCAGCGTCGGGTCCGTGACGGCAACCTGGTCGGCGCCGGTGCAGAACGCGGCCAGCACCGTGCGCCCGGCCTCGTCGCCGTCGGCCACCACCACCGCGTCCCGGACCCGGGGATCAGCCGAGAGGACCCCCTCGATCTCGGCGAGCTCCACCCGGTGACCACGGATCTTCACCTGCTGGTCGCGGCGACCGACGAACTCCACGTCACCGCTCGCCAGGACACGGGCCAGGTCGCCGGTGCGGTACAGGCGGCCGCCGGGCGGGCCGTCGGGGTCGGGCAGGAACGAGGCGGCCGTCAGCGTGGGACGACCGAGGTACCCGCGGGCGAGGCCGGCTCCGCCCACGTAGAGCTCGCCGACCACCCCGATCGGTACGGGGCGCAGCCGGTCGTCGAGTACACGCATGGTCACGCCGGGGAGAGGCTTGCCGATGGGCACGGAAGCACCGCCCGGCTCGGGCGACACCGGATGGACGCAGGTGCCCACCGACGCCTCCGTCGGCCCGTACTCGTTGATCAGCCGTCCTTCGCCGAGCGCGCCCACCCACTCCCGGGCCAGCACGGTGGGCAGCACTTCGCCCGCCACCACGACGGTGTTCGCGAGTTCGGCCCTCGCCGCGGGGTCGAGCTGGTGGGACAGGATCTTCAGATGGCCTGGGGTGAGCTTGAGGAAACTGAACGGCGCGGCGGCCGTCAGGGCCGTTCCGAGCTCGGTCAGGTCCACGTCCGAGGGCACCAGGTGCACCGGCTGTCCCGCCGCCAGCGGCGCCCACAGGTTCGGCACCACCAGGTCGAAGGCGACCGAGGAGAAGACCGGCGCGCCACCCGTGCCGCGCTTCGCGAGCTCGTCGACGGCCCAGCGCACGTGGTTCGCGACACCGCCGTGGGTGACCTGGACTCCCTTCGGCGTTCCGGTGGAGCCGGAGGTGTAGATGACGTAGGCGAGCAGGTCCGCGTCGCACACCCTGGCGGGCGGCTGTGAGGGACCGGCGGCGAGCGTCGACGCCTCCTCGTCCAGCAGGACGGGCGCCACGCCGTCGACCTCCCCGGAAACGCGACTCCACTCGGCCGCCGTCGTCACGAGTGCGCTCGCACCCGCGTCCGACAGCACGGCGGCCACCCGCGCGGCCGGGTTCGCGGGGTCGAGCGGCAGGTACGCCGCCCCCGACTTCCACACGCCCAGCAGCGTGGACAGCAACTCCGGGCGACGGTCGAGCAGCACACCGACGACCCGGTCCGGGCCCGCACCGAGGTCGCGAAGCCGGTGGGCGAGCCGGTTGGCCGCGCGGTCGAGTTCGGCGAAGGTCACGCGCGTCGACCCGCACACCACGGCGGTCGCCTCGGGGGAGTCCGCGGCCTGCCGCTCGACGGCGTCCACCACGGTGGCGTCGGTGAAACCCTTCTCGCCGAGCTCGGCTCCGGCGGCGACCTCGCGCAGCGTCGCCGCCTCCTCACCGGCGACGAAGTCGATCTCGGCCAGGGGCCGGGTGGGGTCGGCCGTGACCGCGTCGAGCAACGCCAGGAAGTGCCGGCACATCCGTTCGACGGTCTCTTCCGCGAACAACGCGGTGGCGTACTCCAACCCGCCCGCCAGCGAGCCGTCGGGGCGCGGCCGCAGGTACATCGTCAGGTCGGTCTTGGCGATACGTGAGACGTCCAGCAGCGTCCGCCAGTCATCCGGGTCGGCGGCCGAGCCCGTGAGCTGTTCGTCGTGGAAGTCGAACGCCACCTGGTACAGCGGGGTCCGTGACAGGTCGCGGTCGGGTGCCAGTTCGGCCACCAGCATGTCGAACGGAACGTCCTGGTGGCTGAACGCGTCGCGGCAGGTGTCGCGGACCTCGGCGACCGCGCCGGTGAAGTCGTCGCCCGGGTCCAGCGAACACCGCAGCACGAGGTTGTTGAGGAAGAAGCCCACGACGTTCTCCAGCTCGGGCCGGTCGCGCCCGGCCACGGGAGTGCCGACCACCACGTCCCACTCGGCCTGGTAGCGGGCCAGCAACGTGGCGAACCCGGTCAACAGCGTCATGAACGGGGTGGCTCCGACCCGCTTGCCCAGCGAGTCGAGCGCCGTGGCCACGGAGGCGGGCACGGTGAAGCCGACGATGCCGCCACGTCCGTCACGGCGGGCCGGTCTGGGAAGGTCGGTCCGCGGTTCCGTGGGTTTCGCGTCGTCGAGGATGACACGCCAGTGCTCGACGAGACTCCGGACGCCGTCCCCGTCGTGTCGCTGCCGTTGCCACACCGCGAAGTCCGCGTACTGCACGGGGAGCGGGGCCAGTGCGGGCGGGCGCCCCGCCGACCGGGCCGCCAGGATCTCCCGCAGGTCCCGTTCCAGCACGGCCGACGACCAACCGTCACAGACGATGTGGTGCATGGCCAGCACCAGGACGGCCTCCCCGGCCTCCGGCCGGTACAGCAGCGCCCTCACGGGCGGGCCGGTGCGGAGGTCGAAGCCCTGGTCGAGCCAGGCGTCGAGGTCGGTGACGAAGTCGTCGTGCGCGCCTGTCGCGGTGGTGAGCTCGCAGCCCGAGGGCGGATCGACGAGCTGCACCGGCTCGTCGCCGCGCAGGACGAACCGGGTGCGCAGCGACTCGTGCCGGGACACGAGCGCGTCGAGCGCCGCCTGGACGTCGGCGACGGCGACACCACGGTCGATGCGCACGAACAGGGCCGAGATCCACTCGCGACTGCGCGGGTTCATCCTGTCGAGCAACCAGATCCGGCGCTGACCGGACGACAGGGGCAG encodes:
- a CDS encoding non-ribosomal peptide synthetase — translated: MEHLAETSLPRLVAEQAARTPDAIAVIDDAGSLTYAELDARANRLAHLLRAHGVGEALAGEPDSVVGVCLHRSVTLVVALLAVWRAGAAYLPLDPGHPGGRLVSVARSAAPRLVLTQTITHDAVAVAGVRTVVLDRDLSVAAGQPSDDPGPVIDPDAAAYVLHTSGSTGTPKGVVVPHAGIGNRIDWVVRTHGLGPGDRVLQKTALTFDASIWEVFAPLVCGATVVLAPVGAERDPAVLAGCLAERDITVLQVVPSLLRVLVEEPALAECHALRLLFSAGEQLHAELVHQFLNRLPDPSAIGVWNTYGPTECSIDVTAHRFDPAQRSGPVPIGRPIDGLRALVLDPSGRPVEAGEQGELHAGGTGLARGYLGRPDLTAERFVPDPTSTSGERLYRTGDMVRVEPDGVLTYLGRRDHQVKVNGVRIEPGEVEAALAAHPGLGGAVVLGYPSAEGGTRLAAYVRTSDGEVPAGLRDFLAEHLPETHLPSAFIGLTAFPTTSSGKIDRSALPAPDQRAPSPTRPDSAEEALVAEVWRELLKIDEIRHDDDFFVLGGSSLQFTRLANRLRKASGTEIDLRSLLSATTLAAQAKLLGTARRADETIRPVPRDGGLPLSSGQRRIWLLDRMNPRSREWISALFVRIDRGVAVADVQAALDALVSRHESLRTRFVLRGDEPVQLVDPPSGCELTTATGAHDDFVTDLDAWLDQGFDLRTGPPVRALLYRPEAGEAVLVLAMHHIVCDGWSSAVLERDLREILAARSAGRPPALAPLPVQYADFAVWQRQRHDGDGVRSLVEHWRVILDDAKPTEPRTDLPRPARRDGRGGIVGFTVPASVATALDSLGKRVGATPFMTLLTGFATLLARYQAEWDVVVGTPVAGRDRPELENVVGFFLNNLVLRCSLDPGDDFTGAVAEVRDTCRDAFSHQDVPFDMLVAELAPDRDLSRTPLYQVAFDFHDEQLTGSAADPDDWRTLLDVSRIAKTDLTMYLRPRPDGSLAGGLEYATALFAEETVERMCRHFLALLDAVTADPTRPLAEIDFVAGEEAATLREVAAGAELGEKGFTDATVVDAVERQAADSPEATAVVCGSTRVTFAELDRAANRLAHRLRDLGAGPDRVVGVLLDRRPELLSTLLGVWKSGAAYLPLDPANPAARVAAVLSDAGASALVTTAAEWSRVSGEVDGVAPVLLDEEASTLAAGPSQPPARVCDADLLAYVIYTSGSTGTPKGVQVTHGGVANHVRWAVDELAKRGTGGAPVFSSVAFDLVVPNLWAPLAAGQPVHLVPSDVDLTELGTALTAAAPFSFLKLTPGHLKILSHQLDPAARAELANTVVVAGEVLPTVLAREWVGALGEGRLINEYGPTEASVGTCVHPVSPEPGGASVPIGKPLPGVTMRVLDDRLRPVPIGVVGELYVGGAGLARGYLGRPTLTAASFLPDPDGPPGGRLYRTGDLARVLASGDVEFVGRRDQQVKIRGHRVELAEIEGVLSADPRVRDAVVVADGDEAGRTVLAAFCTGADQVAVTDPTLVPDLLEACARQLPEYMVPTSCHVLERLPLSANGKLDRRALLAHLDEEADDTAALEGVVERRVAELFSELLGRPAGRDTDFFTAGGNSILAIQLVAAVQAAFETELPIRAVFEGPTVSALATVIEERVRAEIDELDDEDLGVTGAAGNLTR